From one Anabas testudineus chromosome 18, fAnaTes1.2, whole genome shotgun sequence genomic stretch:
- the LOC113157346 gene encoding mucin-2-like has protein sequence TTTTTETPTTTVEPTTTESSTTTEEPTTTTETPTTTVETTTTTITETPTTTEETTTTTTTETPTTTVETRTTTVEPTTTESSTTTEEPTTTTETPTTTVETTTTTITETPTTTEETTTTTEEPTTTETKSETTTETPTTTEETTTTTEEPTTTTETPTTTTTNKEPTTTETTTSETPTTKEGTTTTTEETTTPTTTETPTTTVETRTTTETTTTTTTETTTTTEEPTTTTTETPTTTEETTTTTEEPTTTTETPTTTTTNKEPTTTETTTSETPTTKEGTTTTEETTTPTTTETPTTTEETTTTTEEPTTTTETPTTTERPTTTETPTTTEETTTTTEGPTSNETPTTTEETTTENPTTTAVKTTTTEVPTTTTETTITTEVTTTTTEVPTTTTETPTTTEETTTTSTTETPTTIEETTTTTEEPTTTTTETPTTTEETTTTTTTETPTTTKETTTTTVEPTTTETKSETTTESSTTIEDTTTTTEEPTTTTETPTTTEVTTTTNEEPTTTETTTFETPTTKEGTTTTTEGPTTTTETPTTTEETTTTTEGPTTTETPTTTEETRTTTVEPTTTESSTTTEEPTTTTETTVTTEVTTTTTEVPTTTTTETPT, from the exons actacaactacaactgaaacaccaactacaactgtggagccaacaacTACTGAATCatcaactacaactgaggagccaacaacaacaactgaaacaccaactacaacagtggaaacaactactacaactataactgaaacaccaactacaacagaggaaacaactactacaactacaactgaaacaccaactacaacagtggaaacaagaactacaactgtggagccaacaacTACTGAATCatcaactacaactgaggagccaacaacaacaactgaaacaccaactacaacagtggaaacaactactacaactataactgaaacaccaactacaacagaggaaacaacaactacaactgaggagccaacaacaacagaaacaaaatctgaaacaactactgaaacaccaactacaacagaggaaacaacaactacaactgaggaaccaacaacaacaactgaaaccccaactacaacaactacaaataaggagccaacaacaacagaaacaaccacatctgaaacaccaactacaaaaGAGggaacaacaactacaactgaggaaacaactactccaactacaactgaaacaccaactacaacagtggaaacaagaactacaact gaaacaactactacaactacaactgaaacaacaactacaactgaggagcccacaacaacaacaactgaaacaccaactacaactgaggaaacaacaactacaactgaggaaccaacaacaacaactgaaaccccaactacaacaactacaaataaggagccaacaacaacagaaacaaccacatctgaaacaccaactacaaaaGAGggaacaactacaactgaggaaacaactacTCCAACTACAAccgaaacaccaactacaacagaggaaacaacaactacaactgaggaaccaacaacaacaactgaaacaccaactacaactgagCGGcccacaacaactgaaacaccaactacaacagaggaaacaactaCTACAACTGAAGGGCCCACCTCAAacgaaacaccaactacaacagaggaaacaacaactgaaaaccCAACTACCACAGCGGtaaaaacaactacaactgaggtgcccacaacaacaactgaaacaacaattacaacagaggtgacaacaactacaactgaggtgcccacaacaacaactgaaacgccaactacaactgaggaaacaactacTACAtctacaactgaaacaccaactacaatagaggaaacaacaactacaactgaggagcccacaacaacaacaactgaaacaccaactacaactgaggaaacaactactacaacaacaactgaaacaccaactacaacaaaggaaacaacaactacaactgtggagccaacaacaacagaaacaaaatctgaaacaaCTACTGAATCATCAACTACAATAGAAGACACAACAACTACTACTGAggaaccaacaacaacaactgaaaccccaactacaactgaggtaacaacaactacaaatgaggagccaacaacaacagaaacaaccacatttgaaacaccaactacaaaaGAGggaacaacaactacaactgagggacccacaacaacaactgaaacgccaactacaacagaggaaacaacaactacaactgaggggcccacaacaactgaaacaccaactacaacagaggaaacaagaactacaactgtggagccaacaacTACTGAATCatcaactacaactgaggagccaacaacaacaactgaaacaacagttACAACAGAGGtgacaacaactacaactgaggtgcccacaacaaccacaacagaaacaccaact